One Punica granatum isolate Tunisia-2019 chromosome 3, ASM765513v2, whole genome shotgun sequence genomic window carries:
- the LOC116202066 gene encoding nudix hydrolase 25 — translation MDGLPAGYRPNFGVCLINSDDKVFVASRLNVPGAWQMPQGSIEDGEEPKLAAIRKLREETGVVSAEIIAEVPSWLTNDFPPAVKAKVNRLWGGEWHGQAQKWFLMRLTRDDDSEINLGNGEADMEFAEWKWASLEEVIEQAVDYKRPTYEEVMRTFQPYFNSSGLSAKCKSTKW, via the exons ATGGATGGTCTGCCGGCCGGTTACCGCCCCAACTTCGGCGTCTGCCTCATCAACTCCGATGATAAG GTGTTCGTGGCTTCTAGATTAAATGTTCCGGGAGCATGGCAGATGCCTCAG GGTAGCATAGAGGATGGTGAGGAACCAAAACTCGCTGCCATCAGAAAACTACGAGAAGAAACTGGAGTAGTGTCAGCTGAAATTATTGCAGAG GTTCCGAGTTGGTTAACCAATGACTTCCCCCCAGCTGTGAAAGCAAAAGTGAATCGTCTCTGGGGTGGTGAATGGCATGGGCAAGCACAAAAGTG GTTTCTGATGAGACTTACAAGAGACGATGACAGCGAGATCAACTTGGGGAATGGGGAAGCGGACATGGAATTTGCAGAGTGGAAATGGGCAAGCCTTGAAGAAGTTATAGAGCAG GCAGTGGACTACAAGAGGCCAACGTATGAGGAAGTCATGAGAACCTTCCAGCCCTATTTCAATAGCAGCGGATTATCGGCTAAATGTAAATCAACTAAATGGTGA
- the LOC116201786 gene encoding uncharacterized protein LOC116201786, which yields MNKELEKQFPGTTLGIKKLQQKLRRLRTQYTQFTELVSHTGVCWDETTNTVKASAHVWDKFIKKNSGYKSFQAKGFKHYNSLNELFRSKTATGALRISSAEPPKSPKTYARMEEDFLAAAANRGKEPVNLEEGSGDSDDPVHEVTEPVVTASRRQVRRRSCNADSRLQECLDMLKCNMSRREKERICTPPTSKKSKSVTSPPKPASGSIEESMAVLNVLRPQLSIEEYLVANDCLAKDEQTRRMFMCLLDDTRLPWVRRLVAP from the exons ATGAATAAGGAGCTGGAAAAGCAATTTCCAGGCACCACTCTCGGCATCAAGAAGTTGCAGCAGAAGCTTCGCAGGCTGCGGACCCAATACACGCAGTTCACTGAGCTTGTTTCGCACACTGGTGTCTGTTGGGATGAGACAACCAACACGGTAAAGGCGAGTGCTCATGTGTGGGACAAATTTATTAAG AAGAACAGTGGGTACAAGAGTTTCCAAGCAAAAGGCTTCAAGCATTACAACTCATTAAATGAGTTGTTTAGATCTAAGACAGCAACAGGTGCGTTACGAATTTCGTCTGCAGAACCACCAAAGAGCCCAAAAACTTATGCACGCATGGAAGAAGACTTCCTAGCAGCAGCGGCAAATCGGGGAAAAGAACCCGTCAATCTTGAAGAGGGCTCCGGCGATAGTGATGACCCGGTCCATGAGGTTACCGAACCTGTTGTTACAGCGTCCCGTCGGCAAGTGCGTAGAAGAAGTTGCAACGCTGACTCCCGATTGCAAGAGTGCCTCGACATGTTGAAGTGCAATATGAGCAGgagggagaaggagagaaTTTGTACCCCTCCGACatcaaagaaaagtaaatctgTGACGAGCCCTCCGAAACCAGCTTCGGGTTCTATCGAGGAGTCGATGGCTGTACTGAATGTTTTGCGTCCACAACTGTCCATTGAAGAGTACCTCGTGGCCAATGATTGTCTAGCAAAGGATGAGCAGACAAGGCGTATGTTCATGTGCTTGCTCGATGATACAAGGCTTCCATGGGTTCGTCGGCTTGTTGCCCCTTGA